The nucleotide sequence CATGGTGGGGTGCGCGGCGCCTGTCAACGGCTCGCGGGTCCGGGCGGGTCGGTAGGCTCGGGACGGTGCCCCAGCTTCCCGAGAAGATCCACGAGCTGACCGTAGGCCAGTTGTCCGCGCGCAGCGGCGTGGCCGTCTCCGCCCTGCACTTCTACGAGGCCAAGGGCCTGATCGCCAGCCGCCGCACCTCCGGCAACCAGCGCCGCTACACCCGCGACACCCTGCGCCGGGTGGCCTTCGTACGCGCCGCCCAGCGGGTCGGCATCCCGCTCGCCACCATCCGCGAGGCCCTCGCGGAGCTGCCCGAGGAGCGCACCCCGACCCGCGCGGACTGGGCCCGGCTCTCCGAGGCGTGGCGCTCCGAACTGGACGACCGGATCAACCAGCTCAACCG is from Streptomyces seoulensis and encodes:
- the soxR gene encoding redox-sensitive transcriptional activator SoxR → MPQLPEKIHELTVGQLSARSGVAVSALHFYEAKGLIASRRTSGNQRRYTRDTLRRVAFVRAAQRVGIPLATIREALAELPEERTPTRADWARLSEAWRSELDDRINQLNRLRDHLTDCIGCGCLSLATCVLSNPDDVFGERGPGSRLMREERRPRAHP